The proteins below come from a single Candidatus Flexicrinis affinis genomic window:
- a CDS encoding tetratricopeptide repeat protein, producing MPEGVSGQDGKPGQQLSRFIGREQETAAVFRSLQNPDCRLLTLVGPGGIGKTRLALHVAGLAEDHFDDGCRWIDLQPISSVDLIGHTIADAIDLTVSGDPFQQIANSLKNRHMLLVLDNFEHLLDGALLLTPLLAAAPAVKLLITSREALNLREEWIHHLEGLSYPMDHHAGDIRTYAAVELFAATAERLNPSFGLENDKEAVIRICRHVDGMPLALELAASWARTLSCAQIAAEIERGFGLLTAKARNLPERHRSIQIIFRQTCDMLTQVEYAVFKRLAVFRGGFTWEAAEHVAEASIPILSVLIDKSLLKHASGDRYQMHELVRQYAAEQLSAIPDEMQRVRERHSVFFMSFLKHWEVSIMGGGQREGIAALKADMDNVRTAWQWAVEHAAVALIEQGATALAEYGQVQSHYQEAAVSFEQAVASLGRQQPTQRLERTKLLISHYLAGFYLRIGRLSEAEQILLECEATYHRLGITPVAGFTTDPAFNLGILALIRGNYAAALQYGEQARQTSETYPHPNNRQLAYHLLAEAAIGLGDYKSAERYAQKSYALLVETGNRWFMAYTFNQLGTIARALRDYQTARQYFEASYTIREEFNDPEGMALALNHLGEIALQQQAYGDAGIFFHKSLTIYDEISDRGGSARARNGLAITAMAVRDYQAARDQLKRALEIAVEIQFVSFILTILMNIGELLARVGLMDRAATLLSLVAHQPAASHDTQLLSLGLLEQFKLERLPDTQVPELDIVVSSLLQVFPEIPAEAASVREHPYTPKFQQFSVEPLTEREQEVLHYIAEGLQNREIAQKLIVTVGTVKAHVNHIYSKLDVTNRVQAVVRARELNLLP from the coding sequence ATGCCAGAAGGAGTATCAGGGCAGGACGGGAAGCCGGGTCAACAGCTTTCTCGCTTCATTGGACGTGAGCAGGAAACCGCCGCCGTCTTCCGTTCGCTGCAGAATCCCGATTGTCGCCTGTTGACTCTGGTCGGTCCCGGCGGCATCGGCAAGACACGCCTTGCCCTTCATGTCGCCGGATTGGCCGAAGATCACTTTGACGATGGTTGCCGCTGGATTGACCTGCAGCCGATTTCATCAGTCGACTTAATAGGTCACACAATTGCCGACGCCATCGACCTGACGGTCTCCGGTGATCCATTTCAGCAAATCGCCAATTCCCTCAAAAACCGACACATGCTGCTGGTGCTGGACAACTTCGAACACTTGCTCGATGGCGCGTTGCTGTTGACACCGCTGCTGGCAGCAGCGCCAGCCGTGAAGCTACTGATCACCTCGCGCGAAGCGCTCAACCTACGCGAGGAATGGATTCACCATTTGGAGGGCCTGTCCTATCCTATGGATCACCACGCCGGTGACATACGAACTTATGCGGCGGTCGAGCTTTTCGCAGCAACCGCCGAACGGCTCAATCCGTCTTTTGGGCTTGAGAATGACAAGGAAGCCGTCATCCGCATCTGCCGTCATGTTGACGGGATGCCGTTAGCGCTGGAACTGGCTGCATCTTGGGCTCGCACGTTGAGCTGTGCGCAGATCGCCGCCGAGATCGAACGAGGGTTCGGCCTGCTGACTGCCAAGGCCCGCAACCTGCCTGAACGTCATCGCAGCATACAGATCATCTTCCGCCAGACGTGCGACATGCTTACACAGGTGGAGTACGCGGTTTTCAAGCGGCTGGCAGTGTTCCGAGGCGGATTCACATGGGAAGCCGCTGAGCACGTCGCAGAGGCATCCATTCCGATCCTCTCCGTGCTGATCGACAAGTCACTGCTGAAACACGCATCGGGTGATCGCTACCAGATGCACGAATTGGTGCGGCAGTACGCGGCCGAGCAATTGAGCGCGATACCGGACGAAATGCAGCGTGTCCGGGAGCGGCACAGCGTCTTCTTCATGAGTTTTCTAAAACACTGGGAAGTTTCAATCATGGGTGGGGGACAGCGAGAGGGGATTGCCGCGCTGAAGGCCGATATGGACAACGTGCGTACCGCATGGCAATGGGCTGTCGAGCACGCCGCAGTCGCGCTGATCGAACAAGGAGCAACTGCGCTCGCAGAGTACGGTCAGGTGCAGAGTCATTATCAAGAGGCCGCCGTGAGTTTCGAGCAGGCGGTCGCATCTCTGGGCCGTCAGCAGCCAACCCAACGTCTCGAACGCACAAAGCTGCTTATCAGTCACTATCTGGCCGGCTTCTATCTGCGGATTGGTCGCCTGTCAGAAGCAGAACAGATCCTGCTGGAATGTGAAGCTACTTACCACCGACTGGGCATAACGCCCGTGGCGGGTTTCACAACCGACCCCGCGTTCAATCTGGGTATCTTGGCCCTGATTCGTGGTAACTATGCTGCTGCGCTGCAGTACGGTGAGCAGGCGCGTCAGACGAGCGAAACCTACCCACATCCCAATAATCGTCAGCTTGCTTATCACTTGCTTGCTGAGGCTGCGATCGGACTAGGAGACTACAAAAGCGCGGAACGGTACGCGCAGAAGTCTTACGCCCTTCTGGTCGAAACGGGCAATCGTTGGTTTATGGCCTATACCTTTAATCAATTGGGCACTATTGCCCGCGCGCTTCGGGACTACCAGACCGCGCGCCAGTATTTTGAAGCCAGCTACACGATCCGCGAGGAATTCAATGATCCGGAAGGCATGGCTCTGGCGCTGAATCATCTCGGTGAAATTGCGCTTCAGCAGCAAGCCTATGGTGACGCCGGCATCTTCTTTCACAAGAGCCTGACGATCTACGATGAGATCAGCGATCGGGGAGGGAGCGCCCGGGCACGCAACGGTCTTGCGATCACTGCCATGGCAGTCCGCGACTATCAAGCAGCGCGCGATCAACTGAAACGGGCACTTGAAATCGCAGTCGAAATCCAGTTCGTTTCTTTCATCCTGACCATCCTGATGAACATCGGTGAGTTGCTGGCGCGTGTCGGATTGATGGATCGCGCGGCCACGCTGTTATCTCTCGTTGCCCATCAACCCGCCGCCTCTCACGACACGCAGCTGCTAAGCCTCGGCCTGCTCGAACAATTCAAACTTGAACGCCTGCCTGATACACAAGTTCCTGAACTGGACATCGTCGTTTCAAGCCTCCTTCAGGTATTCCCTGAAATACCCGCCGAAGCTGCTAGCGTGAGGGAGCATCCTTACACGCCCAAATTCCAGCAGTTCTCGGTCGAGCCGCTGACCGAGCGTGAGCAGGAAGTTCTCCACTACATCGCCGAAGGTCTGCAGAATCGTGAGATCGCACAGAAGCTCATCGTGACGGTGGGAACGGTAAAAGCCCACGTCAATCACATCTATAGCAAGCTGGATGTAACCAACCGTGTACAGGCCGTTGTCCGTGCACGAGAACTCAATCTTCTCCCCTGA
- a CDS encoding NAD-dependent epimerase/dehydratase family protein — protein MRALVTGGTGFVGSHVARALSDAGHSVRVLMRTSSKTAALEGVDHEPAYGDVVEPDALRAAVDGCDWVFHVAAVADYWRADPGRMMRINVDGTANVLSAARNAGVKRVVFTSSAAAVGLLDDRPSDESVPFNLPPERFPYGYSKVLAERLVSEAVRAGQEVVIVNPVVVLGPGDLNQISGSMVIEARQRGRWMPVPAGGASYVDVRDVARWQIRAAEDGTPGERYLLGTANYTHREWFGLIADVVGVPRSIVPVPRVVSPLIAGVVALGRRIGLDLPLDANQVRLSARGVYFRFDKAWQTFGAPEIDMRQSLIDTAAWYEAQGLLV, from the coding sequence ATGCGCGCATTGGTCACCGGGGGCACCGGGTTTGTCGGCTCGCACGTAGCACGTGCGCTCTCGGATGCTGGTCACAGTGTGCGCGTGCTGATGCGAACGAGCTCCAAGACCGCCGCACTCGAAGGCGTCGACCATGAGCCGGCTTACGGCGACGTGGTTGAACCAGATGCCCTGCGGGCCGCTGTTGACGGGTGCGATTGGGTGTTCCACGTTGCTGCGGTCGCCGATTACTGGCGCGCCGACCCCGGCCGAATGATGCGGATCAACGTGGACGGCACGGCCAACGTGTTGTCTGCGGCGCGGAATGCCGGCGTGAAGCGGGTGGTGTTCACCAGCAGCGCGGCCGCAGTCGGGTTGCTGGACGACCGACCCTCCGATGAATCGGTGCCATTCAACCTCCCGCCCGAACGGTTTCCATACGGGTACTCCAAAGTCCTTGCCGAACGGTTGGTAAGTGAAGCCGTGCGCGCCGGCCAAGAGGTGGTGATCGTCAACCCGGTCGTGGTTCTGGGGCCGGGCGATCTGAACCAGATCAGCGGAAGCATGGTGATCGAGGCGAGACAGCGCGGTCGCTGGATGCCGGTTCCGGCTGGTGGAGCAAGCTATGTCGACGTGCGCGATGTAGCTCGCTGGCAAATCCGCGCCGCCGAAGACGGGACACCGGGCGAACGGTATCTGCTCGGGACGGCAAACTACACGCATCGCGAATGGTTCGGCCTGATCGCCGATGTGGTGGGTGTGCCGCGCTCGATTGTCCCGGTGCCGCGCGTCGTCAGCCCGCTGATTGCCGGCGTGGTGGCACTCGGCCGTCGCATCGGGCTTGATCTGCCGCTGGACGCTAATCAGGTGCGATTGAGTGCGCGCGGCGTGTACTTTCGCTTTGACAAGGCATGGCAGACGTTCGGTGCGCCGGAGATCGACATGCGGCAAAGCCTGATCGACACAGCGGCTTGGTACGAGGCGCAGGGGCTGCTTGTATAA
- a CDS encoding YdcF family protein, whose amino-acid sequence MLRRLRIRRRRLLVGALVGIGLWGVLCVGIVGAALAIGDQNNAEPSDVIIVLGAGLRRDGRPGDALWRRSLVAAQAYREGYAPVIVCTGGVSENQTRSEAEGCREILLGEGVPDSAIILEERSRSTEQNAINTKAIMAARGWQRAVIVTDSYHMLRAGWIFSGEGIEHTRYPVPRNRVRLQWTAISLVHELAAIHWHAVKGLLGLQVTNFPN is encoded by the coding sequence TTGCTGAGACGACTCAGAATCCGCCGCCGCCGGCTCTTGGTCGGCGCGTTGGTCGGCATCGGACTGTGGGGCGTGCTGTGTGTCGGCATCGTCGGGGCGGCACTCGCCATTGGCGATCAGAACAACGCCGAGCCTTCGGATGTCATCATTGTATTGGGAGCCGGTCTTCGCCGCGACGGGCGCCCGGGCGACGCGCTTTGGCGGCGTTCGTTGGTGGCGGCTCAGGCGTACCGCGAAGGATATGCCCCTGTCATCGTCTGTACCGGCGGCGTCAGCGAGAATCAGACCCGCAGCGAGGCTGAAGGTTGCCGCGAGATCCTGCTAGGTGAAGGTGTGCCCGATTCGGCGATCATCCTTGAGGAGCGCAGCCGAAGCACCGAACAGAACGCGATCAACACCAAAGCGATTATGGCCGCGCGCGGTTGGCAGCGCGCCGTGATTGTGACCGACAGTTACCACATGCTGCGGGCCGGGTGGATCTTCAGCGGCGAAGGTATCGAACACACGCGCTATCCGGTGCCGCGCAATCGCGTGCGGCTGCAGTGGACGGCGATCTCGCTGGTCCATGAACTAGCCGCCATTCATTGGCATGCGGTCAAGGGACTGCTTGGCCTTCAAGTTACCAACTTCCCCAACTAG
- a CDS encoding YdcF family protein, producing the protein MLKTLLIRPSRAGSVNRFTTMTCNRRCCRIAPIVAIWTFFRKQSIASVCPIFETLIVVCQCRTIILTPQFNGKAYRVTRGIVRTLVPTALIALVLWSTGCSSIQTGAGFLGEISNARPADVIIVLGSGLENDGSAGVALQRRARRAAEAFRIGLAGRVMCTGGRTGMAERTEADACREILVTEGVPPDAILLEDNSSSTEENAVNARSLMDVLGLRSAILVTDGFHMPRATLIFSEMGVAHSRFPVSRRFLDVGAYDVAIRRELTALQWYFVRRVLGLSPSTRLFG; encoded by the coding sequence ATGCTGAAAACACTTCTTATCCGCCCAAGCCGGGCGGGTTCTGTCAACCGTTTTACGACCATGACCTGCAATCGTCGATGCTGCAGGATCGCTCCGATAGTAGCCATTTGGACGTTTTTTCGCAAGCAATCGATTGCATCTGTTTGCCCGATTTTTGAAACGCTTATAGTCGTTTGCCAATGTCGTACTATAATTCTGACACCGCAGTTTAATGGCAAGGCATACCGCGTGACCCGAGGCATCGTGCGAACACTCGTACCCACAGCGCTGATCGCGCTCGTCCTTTGGTCAACTGGATGTTCAAGCATCCAGACCGGCGCCGGGTTTTTAGGCGAGATTTCCAACGCACGTCCTGCCGATGTGATCATCGTGCTGGGTTCAGGGTTGGAGAACGATGGATCGGCCGGGGTTGCGCTCCAGCGCCGGGCCCGCCGCGCGGCCGAGGCGTTCCGCATTGGATTGGCTGGCCGGGTGATGTGTACCGGTGGCAGAACCGGTATGGCAGAACGCACCGAAGCCGATGCCTGCCGTGAGATTCTCGTTACGGAAGGTGTTCCACCGGATGCTATCCTCCTCGAGGACAATAGCAGCAGCACCGAAGAAAATGCGGTGAATGCCCGCTCGTTAATGGATGTCTTGGGCTTGCGATCCGCGATTCTCGTTACCGACGGCTTTCACATGCCGCGTGCAACGCTTATCTTCTCAGAGATGGGCGTTGCGCATTCGCGGTTCCCGGTATCGCGCCGGTTCCTGGACGTGGGAGCCTATGATGTCGCGATCCGCCGTGAGCTAACCGCGCTCCAGTGGTACTTCGTCAGGCGCGTGTTGGGACTATCGCCATCGACACGACTGTTCGGCTAA
- a CDS encoding RecX family transcriptional regulator: MPVVTAVEVQKRNKERVNIYLDGSYAFSLNIVDAASLRTGQTLSDSDIAAMRGEDAVVRAVDSAARFLGYRPRSVSEVRRNLKDKDFEAGIIDAAIERLERMGYLDDTAFARYWVENRTQFKPLGSSALRFELRQKGVSDAVIQHALADLDDQHGARQAAEPLLRRMRGIDRRTARQKLSTTLARRGFAFEDVRSALDELFQDVETDDETFFAGEDGDTEHEP; encoded by the coding sequence GTGCCGGTCGTCACCGCTGTCGAGGTTCAAAAGCGCAACAAGGAACGGGTCAACATCTATTTGGACGGGTCGTACGCCTTCAGTCTGAACATCGTTGACGCCGCGTCTTTGCGCACGGGCCAAACGCTCAGTGACAGCGACATCGCCGCGATGCGCGGCGAGGATGCTGTCGTGCGGGCCGTCGACAGTGCTGCCCGGTTCCTCGGGTATCGCCCGCGCAGCGTGTCCGAAGTGCGCCGAAATCTCAAAGACAAGGACTTCGAGGCCGGCATTATCGACGCCGCGATCGAGCGCCTTGAGCGCATGGGATACCTCGACGATACGGCATTTGCGCGGTATTGGGTTGAGAACCGCACTCAGTTCAAGCCGCTCGGCTCATCTGCCCTGCGCTTCGAACTCCGTCAGAAAGGGGTCAGCGACGCCGTTATTCAACACGCGCTCGCCGATCTAGATGATCAACACGGCGCGCGTCAAGCCGCCGAACCTCTGCTGCGACGAATGCGCGGTATCGACCGCCGTACGGCGCGGCAGAAACTCAGCACGACCCTTGCCCGTCGCGGCTTCGCCTTTGAAGACGTCCGTTCCGCGCTCGACGAGCTGTTTCAAGATGTCGAGACCGACGACGAAACGTTTTTCGCAGGCGAGGATGGCGACACCGAGCACGAACCCTAA
- the rny gene encoding ribonuclease Y, with protein sequence MEPILAIALIIVAAAAGAVGGVYVYTRQQRAAGTAVTQLAQAEAEKTRLEAKAQSEAILKDSEHRSKSLLDETETTINRRRRDLDAEEERLARRRSDLDQRLERLEKQDQNLNKRQSNLDRRENDLKKLEQEKMEALQRIGEMTLDEARQQVLAKAEQDARNDMARIIRQVEAEAKVEADTRARDVISLAVQRLASEHVSETAVSVVPLPGDDMKGRIIGRAGRNIRAFEMLAGVDVVVDDTPEAVTISSFDPIRREVARRALSKLVVDGRIHPARIEKLLEDARNEVDLIIREEGERAAYEAGVPGLHPEIIKLLGRLKFRFSYGQNMHAHSIETSHIAGMIAAELGANVEIAKAGGLLHDLGKAIDHEVEGTHAMIGAEFCKRYSVNAKIVNCIASHHHEVEQECVEAYIVEAADAISGARPGARRENVDSYIKRVKTLEDIAKSFPGVDSSYALQAGREVRILVKPEQVDELGAVQLARDIAKQIEDTMQYPGMIKVHVIRESRHVEYAK encoded by the coding sequence ATGGAACCCATACTGGCAATAGCCCTCATCATCGTCGCCGCAGCCGCCGGCGCGGTGGGCGGGGTCTACGTCTACACCCGTCAACAGCGCGCCGCCGGCACGGCTGTCACACAGCTTGCTCAGGCAGAAGCGGAGAAGACCCGGCTGGAGGCCAAGGCGCAATCCGAGGCCATCCTCAAAGACAGTGAACATCGCAGCAAGAGCCTGCTGGATGAGACGGAGACGACCATCAACCGGCGCCGGCGCGACCTCGATGCTGAGGAAGAACGGCTCGCCCGCCGCAGGTCGGATCTCGATCAGCGGCTTGAGCGCCTCGAAAAACAGGATCAGAACCTGAACAAGCGGCAAAGCAACCTCGACCGGCGCGAAAACGATCTTAAGAAGCTTGAGCAAGAGAAGATGGAGGCGCTTCAGCGCATCGGCGAGATGACCCTCGACGAGGCCCGGCAGCAAGTGCTGGCGAAGGCCGAGCAGGACGCGCGCAACGACATGGCACGCATCATCCGGCAGGTCGAGGCGGAGGCCAAAGTCGAGGCGGACACGCGCGCCCGCGACGTGATCTCGTTGGCGGTGCAGCGTCTTGCCAGCGAACACGTCAGCGAGACGGCGGTGAGCGTCGTGCCGCTGCCGGGCGACGACATGAAGGGCCGCATTATCGGCCGCGCGGGCCGTAACATCCGCGCCTTCGAGATGCTGGCCGGCGTGGATGTCGTCGTAGACGACACCCCCGAAGCCGTGACCATCAGCAGCTTCGACCCGATCCGACGCGAGGTCGCGCGGCGCGCCCTGTCGAAGCTGGTCGTGGATGGCCGAATCCACCCGGCGCGCATCGAGAAACTCCTCGAAGACGCGCGCAACGAGGTCGACCTGATCATCCGGGAGGAGGGAGAGCGCGCCGCTTACGAGGCGGGCGTCCCGGGCCTGCACCCGGAGATTATCAAGCTGTTGGGCCGGCTCAAGTTCCGCTTTAGCTACGGGCAGAACATGCACGCTCACTCGATCGAGACATCGCACATCGCCGGCATGATCGCGGCTGAATTGGGCGCTAACGTCGAAATCGCCAAGGCCGGCGGCTTGCTGCACGACCTCGGCAAGGCCATCGACCATGAAGTCGAAGGCACGCACGCCATGATCGGCGCCGAGTTCTGCAAGCGCTACAGCGTCAACGCCAAAATCGTCAACTGTATTGCCAGCCATCATCACGAAGTCGAACAGGAGTGCGTCGAGGCCTACATCGTCGAGGCCGCCGACGCGATCAGCGGCGCACGGCCCGGCGCCCGCCGCGAGAACGTCGACAGTTATATCAAGCGCGTCAAGACGCTTGAAGATATCGCCAAGAGCTTCCCCGGCGTCGATTCAAGTTATGCACTGCAAGCCGGCCGCGAGGTCCGTATTCTGGTCAAGCCTGAGCAGGTCGACGAGCTTGGCGCGGTGCAGCTTGCGCGCGACATCGCCAAGCAGATCGAAGACACCATGCAGTACCCCGGCATGATCAAAGTGCACGTGATCCGCGAGTCGCGGCACGTGGAGTACGCGAAGTAA
- a CDS encoding BMP family ABC transporter substrate-binding protein, with translation MRTRLFALLLVAALLLTGLSTVTVAQDEITSVCLVTDIGRVNDGTFNQFAYEGLLRAVADFGLDSRYIETQAQTDYEANLQTCVDEGFDVVVVVGFLITGATVESAKANPDVFFIGIDQFPPEVLPNYVGVQYREDQAGFLAGTMAALMTESGKVGGVYGIDIPPVRKFRNGFEQGARYINPDIELFGVYIPDFQAPQLGAEAADAFVSEQGVDVVFGAGGPTGSGGIVRAAELGAWVIGVDQDEYGTTFGNGEAPNSDRIITSAIKRVDNSVYDMIQALVDGVGFPEDSLYLMDASIEGVGFAPAHDAAVPDEVIAQVQDVYDMLASGELTTGVDAATGDLLEMDMSMGMGGVESVCLVTDIGRVNDGTFNQFAYEGMLAAAADYNLDNRYIETTAQTDYEANVATCVDEGFDVIVTVGFLITGATAQAAADNPDVYFIGVDQFHETSLPNLVGIQFREDQAGFLAGALAALTTESGKVGGVYGIDIPPVRKFRSGFEQGARYINPDIELFGVYIPDFQAPQLGAEAAEAYVSEQGVDVVFGAGGPTGSGAIVQAAELGAFVIGVDQDEYGTTFGNGEAPNADKIISSAVKRVDQGVYDMIEVLALGGSFPEGSLYLMDASVNGVGFAPAHDAPVPDEVTAQMEDILAMLASGELSTGVDPVSGDLLEE, from the coding sequence ATGAGAACTCGCCTGTTTGCATTACTCTTGGTTGCTGCACTGCTGCTGACCGGCCTGAGCACGGTCACGGTAGCGCAGGATGAAATAACATCTGTATGCTTGGTGACGGATATCGGTCGCGTCAACGACGGCACGTTCAACCAGTTTGCCTATGAAGGTCTGCTGCGCGCCGTGGCGGACTTCGGCCTCGACTCGCGCTATATCGAGACACAGGCGCAGACCGATTACGAGGCTAACCTCCAGACGTGCGTCGACGAAGGCTTCGATGTCGTCGTGGTCGTCGGGTTCCTGATTACAGGTGCAACGGTGGAGTCGGCGAAGGCCAACCCCGACGTCTTCTTCATCGGCATCGATCAGTTCCCGCCGGAAGTCCTGCCCAACTACGTCGGCGTGCAGTACCGTGAAGATCAGGCCGGTTTCTTGGCCGGTACGATGGCTGCTCTGATGACCGAAAGCGGCAAGGTTGGCGGCGTTTACGGCATCGACATCCCGCCGGTTCGCAAGTTCCGCAACGGCTTCGAGCAGGGCGCGCGCTACATCAACCCAGACATCGAACTGTTCGGCGTCTATATCCCCGACTTCCAGGCCCCGCAGTTGGGCGCTGAAGCCGCGGATGCGTTCGTGAGCGAGCAGGGTGTCGACGTTGTATTCGGCGCGGGCGGCCCGACTGGCAGCGGTGGAATCGTTCGTGCCGCTGAGCTTGGCGCGTGGGTCATTGGTGTCGATCAGGACGAATACGGCACGACGTTCGGCAACGGCGAAGCGCCCAATTCCGATCGCATCATTACGAGCGCGATCAAGCGCGTCGACAACAGCGTGTACGACATGATTCAGGCGCTGGTGGATGGTGTAGGCTTCCCCGAAGACAGCCTCTATCTCATGGACGCGTCGATTGAAGGCGTCGGCTTCGCTCCGGCGCACGATGCGGCGGTTCCGGATGAGGTCATCGCACAGGTTCAGGACGTCTACGACATGCTGGCATCCGGCGAATTGACCACTGGCGTCGATGCGGCGACCGGTGACTTGCTCGAGATGGACATGAGCATGGGCATGGGTGGGGTCGAGTCGGTCTGTTTGGTGACGGACATCGGCCGTGTCAACGACGGGACATTCAACCAGTTCGCGTATGAGGGGATGCTTGCGGCAGCGGCGGATTACAACCTCGACAATCGTTACATCGAGACGACCGCTCAGACCGACTACGAGGCGAACGTCGCCACCTGTGTTGACGAAGGGTTCGACGTGATTGTGACGGTCGGGTTCCTGATCACAGGTGCCACGGCACAGGCGGCGGCCGATAACCCCGATGTGTACTTCATCGGCGTCGATCAGTTCCATGAGACGAGCCTGCCCAACCTTGTCGGCATTCAGTTCCGCGAAGATCAGGCCGGCTTCCTTGCCGGTGCGCTGGCCGCGCTGACGACCGAAAGCGGCAAGGTCGGCGGTGTGTACGGCATCGACATCCCGCCCGTCCGCAAGTTCCGCAGCGGTTTCGAGCAGGGCGCGCGTTACATCAACCCGGACATCGAGTTGTTCGGCGTATACATCCCCGACTTCCAAGCCCCGCAGCTGGGCGCTGAAGCCGCGGAAGCGTATGTCAGCGAGCAGGGCGTCGATGTCGTGTTTGGCGCGGGTGGCCCGACCGGTTCTGGCGCGATCGTGCAGGCGGCAGAACTGGGTGCCTTTGTGATCGGCGTCGATCAGGACGAGTACGGCACAACGTTCGGTAATGGCGAAGCGCCCAATGCGGACAAGATCATCAGCAGTGCGGTCAAGCGCGTCGATCAGGGCGTGTACGACATGATCGAAGTATTGGCGCTGGGTGGCAGCTTCCCCGAAGGCTCCCTGTACTTGATGGATGCGTCGGTCAACGGCGTTGGCTTCGCGCCGGCCCACGACGCGCCGGTGCCGGACGAAGTCACCGCGCAGATGGAAGACATCCTCGCAATGCTGGCCTCCGGCGAGCTGTCGACCGGTGTCGATCCGGTCAGCGGCGACCTGCTCGAAGAGTAG